The proteins below are encoded in one region of Oryzias melastigma strain HK-1 linkage group LG7, ASM292280v2, whole genome shotgun sequence:
- the naca gene encoding nascent polypeptide-associated complex subunit alpha isoform X3, translating into MLHFLFNDTGSRKVLHRILHRNRGQEFFLTAILELASRVATMPGEATETVPITEQEMQQPQVETGSGTESDSDDSVPELEEQDSAQTQQAQLAAAAEIDEEPVSKAKQSRSEKKARKAMSKLGLRQVTGVTRVTIRKSKNILFVITKPDVYKSPASDTYIVFGEAKIEDLSQQAQLAAAEKFKVQGEAVSNIQENTQTPTVQEESEEEEVDETGVEVKDIELVMSQANVSRAKAVRALKNNNNDIVNAIMELTM; encoded by the exons ATGCtacattttctctttaatgACACCGGAAGTAGAAAGGTGCTCCACCGGATATTGCACAGAAACCGGGGTCAGGAGTTCTTTCTCACAGCCATCTTGGAATTAGCGTCCCGAGTTG CGACAATGCCCGGTGAAGCGACAGAAACGGTCCCGATCACCGAGCAGGAGATGCAGCAGCCTCAAGTGGAAACTG GATCCGGCACTGAGTCGGACAGCGATGATTCTGTCCCAGAGCTGGAAGAACAAGACTCAGCCCAGACACAACAAGCCCAG cttgcagcagcagctgaaattGACGAGGAACCAGTCAGCAAAGCCAAACAAAGCCGCAGTGAAAAGAAAGCACGAAAG GCAATGTCAAAGCTTGGTCTCAGACAAGTAACGGGAGTCACCAGGGTCACTATTCGCAAGTCCAAAAACATCCTGTTTGTCATCACCAAACCAGACGTCTACAAGAGCCCAGCATCAGACACATACATCGTCTTTGGAGAAGCCAAG atAGAAGACCTCTCTCAGCAAGCCCAGCTGGCTGCCGCAGAAAAATTCAAAGTTCAGGGAGAGGCAGTTTCAAACATCCAGGAAAACACACAGACCCCTACAGTACAGGAGGAGAGCGAAGAAGAAGAG GTTGACGAGACCGGCGTCGAGGTGAAGGACATTGAACTCGTTATGTCGCAAGCCAACGTGTCGCGGGCAAAGGCTGTACGCGCCctgaaaaataacaacaatgaCATCGTCAATGCTATTATG gagttGACAATGTAA
- the naca gene encoding nascent polypeptide-associated complex subunit alpha isoform X1 has protein sequence MLHFLFNDTGSRKVLHRILHRNRGQEFFLTAILELASRVATMPGEATETVPITEQEMQQPQVETAASPASASTQKPQATSGPAKPKGKDAKNVQGSSAPKPVPGRRKRSSMSASSSSPTSPKSASSSTPLSHGQSPLASPASGSPANLGSSPTPKVVKAGKQGKTKKGEAFVPVQVNCNVTGSDEKPEESKLMATGQAKTTPVEVKVQLPPAAFKVASKPAAAAPVSFSDTILSSSPKSSEVKKAPLAVFDDELPPLLPPEKPFKIPVAEKIPPASDHEKSSTEAPATKTSPKGKKGNEPKSGPAEASKPAANEAPKVKSTPVTVSQDKLASADAAKPSEKVPSVCSKQGEEVKALPFKAMKPDENVKAAPIKMEKGVPVKTEKSAPIKAQEGAPVKAEIAVPVEAVKVTPVKAQEAAPARAEKVASVKAQEAGPTKAEKVAPAKAEKPAPKKAEEPAPAKAEKAAPIKAQEAGPTKAEKVAPNKTEKVAPAKAEKVVPVKAQEAAPTKGEKVAPNKAEKVAPNKTEKVAPNKTEKAAPAKAQEAAPVKAEKVAPNKTEKVAPNKTEKAAPAKAQEAAPAKAQEAAPAKAQEAAPAKAQEAAPAKAAPVKAQEAAPVKAQEAAPVKAEKAAPNKTEKVAPNKTEKVAPVKAEKPVPKKAEGAAPAKAEKAAPAKAEKPVEEAKASPQKAAKPGADKKPAPAEADKPAAANKAAEINKPAPEKSAKPATEVKLVEVKEAPKASKPVEPPAVPIKPAPVEPAVLAPTPRKLTFAEAVAKPAPVTAEAVVNNIHSEPLSPTKPILTTAKTPAKVEPVIKNDNGSGTESDSDDSVPELEEQDSAQTQQAQLAAAAEIDEEPVSKAKQSRSEKKARKAMSKLGLRQVTGVTRVTIRKSKNILFVITKPDVYKSPASDTYIVFGEAKIEDLSQQAQLAAAEKFKVQGEAVSNIQENTQTPTVQEESEEEEVDETGVEVKDIELVMSQANVSRAKAVRALKNNNNDIVNAIMELTM, from the exons ATGCtacattttctctttaatgACACCGGAAGTAGAAAGGTGCTCCACCGGATATTGCACAGAAACCGGGGTCAGGAGTTCTTTCTCACAGCCATCTTGGAATTAGCGTCCCGAGTTG CGACAATGCCCGGTGAAGCGACAGAAACGGTCCCGATCACCGAGCAGGAGATGCAGCAGCCTCAAGTGGAAACTG cTGCATCTCCTGCCTCAGCCTCTACCCAAAAACCTCAGGCAACTTCAGGACCTGCTAAACCCAAAGGCAAAGATGCTAAGAATGTGCAGGGTTCCTCTGCCCCTAAGCCTGTCCCAGGCAGAAGAAAACGCTCCTCCATGTCTGCCTCTTCCTCATCTCCCACCTCACCAAAATCTGCTTCCTCTTCTACCCCCCTATCACATGGGCAATCTCCCTTGGCCTCCCCAGCTAGTGGCTCCCCTGCTAATCTGGGAAGCTCTCCCACCCCAAAAGTTGTCAAGGCTGGAAAGCAAGGAAAAACTAAGAAAGGAGAGGCATTTGTCCCCGTCCAAGTCAACTGCAATGTCACAGGATCTGATGAAAAGCCAGAAGAGTCTAAACTAATGGCAACTGGCCAAGCCAAAACTACTCCGGTTGAAGTAAAAGTTCAGTTACCCCCAGCTGCTTTTAAAGTTGCCTCAAAACCAGCTGCAGCGGCTCCAGTGTCATTTTCAGACACCATTCTCTCAAGTTCTCCCAAATCAAGTGAAGTGAAGAAAGCACCTCTTGCTGTTTTTGACGATGAGCTTCCTCCACTACTTCCACCAGAGAAACCCTTTAAAATACCtgtggctgaaaaaataccTCCAGCATCTGATCATGAAAAGAGTTCCACTGAGGCCCCTGCCACCAAAACATCACCAAAAGGCAAGAAGGGTAACGAGCCCAAATCTGGTCCTGCTGAGGCTTCTAAACCAGCGGCTAATGAAGCTCCTAAAGTCAAGTCGACCCCTGTTACCGTTTCCCAGGACAAGCTAGCTTCTGCTGACGCTGCTAAGCCATCTGAGAAAGTCCCCAGTGTGTGTTCTAAGCAAGGTGAAGAGGTTAAAGCATTACCTTTTAAGGCCATGAAGCCAGATGAAAATGTTAAGGCAGCCCCCATTAAGATGGAAAAGGGAGTCCCTGTGAAAACTGAGAAATCAGCCCCCATTAAGGCTCAGGAGGGGGCCCCTGTCAAAGCTGAGATTGCGGTTCCTGTTGAAGCTGTAAAAGTGACCCCTGTTAAGGCTCAGGAGGCAGCTCCTGCTAGGGCTGAGAAGGTGGCTTCTGTTAAGGCTCAGGAGGCGGGTCCTACTAAGGCTGAGAAGGTAGCCCCCGCTAAGGCTGAGAAGCCAGCCCCCAAAAAAGCAGAGGAGCCGGCCCCCGCTAAGGCTGAGAAGGCGGCTCCTATTAAGGCTCAGGAGGCGGGTCCTACTAAGGCTGAGAAGGTGGCTCCCAATAAAACTGAGAAGGTAGCCCCCGCTAAGGCTGAGAAGGTGGTCCCTGTTAAGGCTCAGGAGGCGGCTCCTACTAAGGGTGAGAAGGTGGCTCCCAATAAGGCTGAGAAGGTGGCTCCCAATAAAACTGAGAAGGTGGCTCCCAATAAAACTGAGAAGGCGGCCCCCGCTAAGGCTCAGGAGGCGGCTCCCGTCAAGGCTGAGAAGGTGGCTCCCAATAAAACTGAGAAGGTGGCTCCCAATAAAACTGAGAAGGCGGCCCCCGCTAAGGCTCAGGAGGCGGCCCCCGCTAAGGCTCAGGAGGCGGCTCCCGCTAAGGCTCAGGAGGCGGCTCCCGCTAAGGCTCAGGAGGCGGCTCCTGCTAAGGCGGCTCCGGTTAAGGCTCAGGAGGCGGCTCCCGTTAAGGCTCAGGAGGCGGCTCCCGTTAAGGCTGAGAAGGCGGCTCCCAATAAAACTGAGAAGGTTGCTCCCAATAAAACTGAGAAGGTAGCCCCCGTCAAGGCTGAAAAGCCAGTCCCCAAAAAAGCAGAGGGGGCGGCCCCCGCCAAGGCTGAAAAGGCGGCCCCTGCCAAGGCTGAGAAGCCAGTTGAAGAAGCTAAAGCTTCTCCCCAAAAGGCGGCAAAGCCAGGTGCAGACAAGAAACCGGCTCCTGCTGAGGCTGACAAGCCAGCTGCAGCAAACAAAGCAGCTGAGATCAATAAACCAGCCCCTGAAAAAAGTGCCAAACCAGCCACTGAGGTCAAGTTAGTTGAAGTAAAAGAGGCTCCAAAGGCTTCCAAGCCTGTAGAACCACCAGCAGTTCCAATAAAACCAGCTCCAGTGGAGCCTGCTGTTTTAGCCCCAACTCCACGAAAACTCACCTTTGCAGAGGCAGTTGCTAAACCTGCGCCTGTAACAGCTGAAGCTGTGGTAAATAACATCCACTCTGAACCACTTTCCCCTACCAAACCTATCCTTACAACGGCTAAAACCCCTGCCAAAGTGGAGCCTGTGATCAAGAACGACAATG GATCCGGCACTGAGTCGGACAGCGATGATTCTGTCCCAGAGCTGGAAGAACAAGACTCAGCCCAGACACAACAAGCCCAG cttgcagcagcagctgaaattGACGAGGAACCAGTCAGCAAAGCCAAACAAAGCCGCAGTGAAAAGAAAGCACGAAAG GCAATGTCAAAGCTTGGTCTCAGACAAGTAACGGGAGTCACCAGGGTCACTATTCGCAAGTCCAAAAACATCCTGTTTGTCATCACCAAACCAGACGTCTACAAGAGCCCAGCATCAGACACATACATCGTCTTTGGAGAAGCCAAG atAGAAGACCTCTCTCAGCAAGCCCAGCTGGCTGCCGCAGAAAAATTCAAAGTTCAGGGAGAGGCAGTTTCAAACATCCAGGAAAACACACAGACCCCTACAGTACAGGAGGAGAGCGAAGAAGAAGAG GTTGACGAGACCGGCGTCGAGGTGAAGGACATTGAACTCGTTATGTCGCAAGCCAACGTGTCGCGGGCAAAGGCTGTACGCGCCctgaaaaataacaacaatgaCATCGTCAATGCTATTATG gagttGACAATGTAA
- the naca gene encoding nascent polypeptide-associated complex subunit alpha isoform X4, whose translation MPGEATETVPITEQEMQQPQVETGSGTESDSDDSVPELEEQDSAQTQQAQLAAAAEIDEEPVSKAKQSRSEKKARKAMSKLGLRQVTGVTRVTIRKSKNILFVITKPDVYKSPASDTYIVFGEAKIEDLSQQAQLAAAEKFKVQGEAVSNIQENTQTPTVQEESEEEEVDETGVEVKDIELVMSQANVSRAKAVRALKNNNNDIVNAIMELTM comes from the exons ATGCCCGGTGAAGCGACAGAAACGGTCCCGATCACCGAGCAGGAGATGCAGCAGCCTCAAGTGGAAACTG GATCCGGCACTGAGTCGGACAGCGATGATTCTGTCCCAGAGCTGGAAGAACAAGACTCAGCCCAGACACAACAAGCCCAG cttgcagcagcagctgaaattGACGAGGAACCAGTCAGCAAAGCCAAACAAAGCCGCAGTGAAAAGAAAGCACGAAAG GCAATGTCAAAGCTTGGTCTCAGACAAGTAACGGGAGTCACCAGGGTCACTATTCGCAAGTCCAAAAACATCCTGTTTGTCATCACCAAACCAGACGTCTACAAGAGCCCAGCATCAGACACATACATCGTCTTTGGAGAAGCCAAG atAGAAGACCTCTCTCAGCAAGCCCAGCTGGCTGCCGCAGAAAAATTCAAAGTTCAGGGAGAGGCAGTTTCAAACATCCAGGAAAACACACAGACCCCTACAGTACAGGAGGAGAGCGAAGAAGAAGAG GTTGACGAGACCGGCGTCGAGGTGAAGGACATTGAACTCGTTATGTCGCAAGCCAACGTGTCGCGGGCAAAGGCTGTACGCGCCctgaaaaataacaacaatgaCATCGTCAATGCTATTATG gagttGACAATGTAA
- the ptges3b gene encoding prostaglandin E synthase 3b: MHPATAKWYDKRDSVIIEFCIADSKDVKVNFDKTKFAFSCLGGADNEKHENEIELFEAIDENESKHKRTDRSVLCYLRKAQPGKAWPRLTKDKTKLSWLSVDFNNWKDWEDDSEEEMGNFDQFSDMMNNMGGEDDLPDLDGAEEDDSADSDDEKMPDLE, translated from the exons AT GCATCCAGCAACTGCCAAGTGGTACGACAAGAGGGACTCTGTTATTATAGAGTTCTGTATAGCTGACAGCAAAGACGTTAAAGTGAACTTTGATAAAACAAAGTTTGCTTTCAG CTGTCTTGGAGGAGCTGACAATGAAAAACACGAGAATGAAATAGAACTTTTTGAAGCTATTGATGAGAAT GAATCCAAACACAAACGCACAGATCGCTCAGTGTTGTGTTATCTACGAAAAGCACAGCCGGGGAAAGCGTGGCCAAGGCTAACTAAAGACAAAACTAAG ctgaGCTGGCTTAGTGTCGATTTCAACAACTGGAAAGATTGGGAGGACGACTCTGAGGAGGAGATGGGCAACTTCGATCAGTTTTCAGAC atgATGAACAACATGGGAGGTGAGGATGACCTTCCTGATCTAGACGGTGCAGAAGAG GACGACTCTGCAGATAGCGATGATGAGA AAATGCCCGACTTGGAGTAG
- the naca gene encoding nascent polypeptide-associated complex subunit alpha isoform X2 gives MPGEATETVPITEQEMQQPQVETAASPASASTQKPQATSGPAKPKGKDAKNVQGSSAPKPVPGRRKRSSMSASSSSPTSPKSASSSTPLSHGQSPLASPASGSPANLGSSPTPKVVKAGKQGKTKKGEAFVPVQVNCNVTGSDEKPEESKLMATGQAKTTPVEVKVQLPPAAFKVASKPAAAAPVSFSDTILSSSPKSSEVKKAPLAVFDDELPPLLPPEKPFKIPVAEKIPPASDHEKSSTEAPATKTSPKGKKGNEPKSGPAEASKPAANEAPKVKSTPVTVSQDKLASADAAKPSEKVPSVCSKQGEEVKALPFKAMKPDENVKAAPIKMEKGVPVKTEKSAPIKAQEGAPVKAEIAVPVEAVKVTPVKAQEAAPARAEKVASVKAQEAGPTKAEKVAPAKAEKPAPKKAEEPAPAKAEKAAPIKAQEAGPTKAEKVAPNKTEKVAPAKAEKVVPVKAQEAAPTKGEKVAPNKAEKVAPNKTEKVAPNKTEKAAPAKAQEAAPVKAEKVAPNKTEKVAPNKTEKAAPAKAQEAAPAKAQEAAPAKAQEAAPAKAQEAAPAKAAPVKAQEAAPVKAQEAAPVKAEKAAPNKTEKVAPNKTEKVAPVKAEKPVPKKAEGAAPAKAEKAAPAKAEKPVEEAKASPQKAAKPGADKKPAPAEADKPAAANKAAEINKPAPEKSAKPATEVKLVEVKEAPKASKPVEPPAVPIKPAPVEPAVLAPTPRKLTFAEAVAKPAPVTAEAVVNNIHSEPLSPTKPILTTAKTPAKVEPVIKNDNGSGTESDSDDSVPELEEQDSAQTQQAQLAAAAEIDEEPVSKAKQSRSEKKARKAMSKLGLRQVTGVTRVTIRKSKNILFVITKPDVYKSPASDTYIVFGEAKIEDLSQQAQLAAAEKFKVQGEAVSNIQENTQTPTVQEESEEEEVDETGVEVKDIELVMSQANVSRAKAVRALKNNNNDIVNAIMELTM, from the exons ATGCCCGGTGAAGCGACAGAAACGGTCCCGATCACCGAGCAGGAGATGCAGCAGCCTCAAGTGGAAACTG cTGCATCTCCTGCCTCAGCCTCTACCCAAAAACCTCAGGCAACTTCAGGACCTGCTAAACCCAAAGGCAAAGATGCTAAGAATGTGCAGGGTTCCTCTGCCCCTAAGCCTGTCCCAGGCAGAAGAAAACGCTCCTCCATGTCTGCCTCTTCCTCATCTCCCACCTCACCAAAATCTGCTTCCTCTTCTACCCCCCTATCACATGGGCAATCTCCCTTGGCCTCCCCAGCTAGTGGCTCCCCTGCTAATCTGGGAAGCTCTCCCACCCCAAAAGTTGTCAAGGCTGGAAAGCAAGGAAAAACTAAGAAAGGAGAGGCATTTGTCCCCGTCCAAGTCAACTGCAATGTCACAGGATCTGATGAAAAGCCAGAAGAGTCTAAACTAATGGCAACTGGCCAAGCCAAAACTACTCCGGTTGAAGTAAAAGTTCAGTTACCCCCAGCTGCTTTTAAAGTTGCCTCAAAACCAGCTGCAGCGGCTCCAGTGTCATTTTCAGACACCATTCTCTCAAGTTCTCCCAAATCAAGTGAAGTGAAGAAAGCACCTCTTGCTGTTTTTGACGATGAGCTTCCTCCACTACTTCCACCAGAGAAACCCTTTAAAATACCtgtggctgaaaaaataccTCCAGCATCTGATCATGAAAAGAGTTCCACTGAGGCCCCTGCCACCAAAACATCACCAAAAGGCAAGAAGGGTAACGAGCCCAAATCTGGTCCTGCTGAGGCTTCTAAACCAGCGGCTAATGAAGCTCCTAAAGTCAAGTCGACCCCTGTTACCGTTTCCCAGGACAAGCTAGCTTCTGCTGACGCTGCTAAGCCATCTGAGAAAGTCCCCAGTGTGTGTTCTAAGCAAGGTGAAGAGGTTAAAGCATTACCTTTTAAGGCCATGAAGCCAGATGAAAATGTTAAGGCAGCCCCCATTAAGATGGAAAAGGGAGTCCCTGTGAAAACTGAGAAATCAGCCCCCATTAAGGCTCAGGAGGGGGCCCCTGTCAAAGCTGAGATTGCGGTTCCTGTTGAAGCTGTAAAAGTGACCCCTGTTAAGGCTCAGGAGGCAGCTCCTGCTAGGGCTGAGAAGGTGGCTTCTGTTAAGGCTCAGGAGGCGGGTCCTACTAAGGCTGAGAAGGTAGCCCCCGCTAAGGCTGAGAAGCCAGCCCCCAAAAAAGCAGAGGAGCCGGCCCCCGCTAAGGCTGAGAAGGCGGCTCCTATTAAGGCTCAGGAGGCGGGTCCTACTAAGGCTGAGAAGGTGGCTCCCAATAAAACTGAGAAGGTAGCCCCCGCTAAGGCTGAGAAGGTGGTCCCTGTTAAGGCTCAGGAGGCGGCTCCTACTAAGGGTGAGAAGGTGGCTCCCAATAAGGCTGAGAAGGTGGCTCCCAATAAAACTGAGAAGGTGGCTCCCAATAAAACTGAGAAGGCGGCCCCCGCTAAGGCTCAGGAGGCGGCTCCCGTCAAGGCTGAGAAGGTGGCTCCCAATAAAACTGAGAAGGTGGCTCCCAATAAAACTGAGAAGGCGGCCCCCGCTAAGGCTCAGGAGGCGGCCCCCGCTAAGGCTCAGGAGGCGGCTCCCGCTAAGGCTCAGGAGGCGGCTCCCGCTAAGGCTCAGGAGGCGGCTCCTGCTAAGGCGGCTCCGGTTAAGGCTCAGGAGGCGGCTCCCGTTAAGGCTCAGGAGGCGGCTCCCGTTAAGGCTGAGAAGGCGGCTCCCAATAAAACTGAGAAGGTTGCTCCCAATAAAACTGAGAAGGTAGCCCCCGTCAAGGCTGAAAAGCCAGTCCCCAAAAAAGCAGAGGGGGCGGCCCCCGCCAAGGCTGAAAAGGCGGCCCCTGCCAAGGCTGAGAAGCCAGTTGAAGAAGCTAAAGCTTCTCCCCAAAAGGCGGCAAAGCCAGGTGCAGACAAGAAACCGGCTCCTGCTGAGGCTGACAAGCCAGCTGCAGCAAACAAAGCAGCTGAGATCAATAAACCAGCCCCTGAAAAAAGTGCCAAACCAGCCACTGAGGTCAAGTTAGTTGAAGTAAAAGAGGCTCCAAAGGCTTCCAAGCCTGTAGAACCACCAGCAGTTCCAATAAAACCAGCTCCAGTGGAGCCTGCTGTTTTAGCCCCAACTCCACGAAAACTCACCTTTGCAGAGGCAGTTGCTAAACCTGCGCCTGTAACAGCTGAAGCTGTGGTAAATAACATCCACTCTGAACCACTTTCCCCTACCAAACCTATCCTTACAACGGCTAAAACCCCTGCCAAAGTGGAGCCTGTGATCAAGAACGACAATG GATCCGGCACTGAGTCGGACAGCGATGATTCTGTCCCAGAGCTGGAAGAACAAGACTCAGCCCAGACACAACAAGCCCAG cttgcagcagcagctgaaattGACGAGGAACCAGTCAGCAAAGCCAAACAAAGCCGCAGTGAAAAGAAAGCACGAAAG GCAATGTCAAAGCTTGGTCTCAGACAAGTAACGGGAGTCACCAGGGTCACTATTCGCAAGTCCAAAAACATCCTGTTTGTCATCACCAAACCAGACGTCTACAAGAGCCCAGCATCAGACACATACATCGTCTTTGGAGAAGCCAAG atAGAAGACCTCTCTCAGCAAGCCCAGCTGGCTGCCGCAGAAAAATTCAAAGTTCAGGGAGAGGCAGTTTCAAACATCCAGGAAAACACACAGACCCCTACAGTACAGGAGGAGAGCGAAGAAGAAGAG GTTGACGAGACCGGCGTCGAGGTGAAGGACATTGAACTCGTTATGTCGCAAGCCAACGTGTCGCGGGCAAAGGCTGTACGCGCCctgaaaaataacaacaatgaCATCGTCAATGCTATTATG gagttGACAATGTAA
- the prim1 gene encoding DNA primase small subunit, with translation MSSSDYDPGCLPDLLPLYYRRLFPFSQYHRWLNYGGVQKNYFQNREFCFTLKDDIYVRYQSFSTQNELEKEMQKMNPYKIDIGAVYSHRPNQHNTVKSGSFQALEKELVFDIDMTDYDDVRTCCSAADICPKCWTLMTIAIHILDRALREDFGFQHLLWVYSGRRGVHCWVCDEAARKLSAAGRTAVAEYLSLVKGGEETMKKVVLTDPIHPFISSSLEVVDKYFTQYALEEQDILGQKKCVDKVLALVPEDVRNELQTSFQSEKRPENRWKLIRKEAYNKQGTVKKGQHFEKEIMLQYCYPRLDVNVSKGVNHLLKSPFSVHPKTGRISVPIDLKAVDSFDPFAVPTISRICEELDRPRTEEEKSEESQDKDNKRDAAEIRKIRDYKRTSLAKYVKYFDSFLDGMARSWKGELLKKSDHQMEF, from the exons TGCAAAAGAACTACTTCCAGAACCGGGAGTTCTGCTTCACTCTCAAGGATGACATTTATGTGCGCTATCAGTCCTTCAGCACGCAGAACGAGCTGGAGAAGGAGATGCAGAAGATGAACCCTTACAAGATCGACATCGGGGCGGTGTACAGTCACAGA CCAAACCAACACAACACTGTAAAGTCAGGGAGCTTCCAGGCTCTGGAGAAGGAGCTCGTGTTTGACATCGACATGACCGACTACGATGATGTCCGCACCTGCTGCAG tGCTGCAGACATTTGTCCCAAGTGCTGGACGCTGATGACCATCGCCATTCACATTCTGGACAGGGCTCTTCGAG AGGACTTTGGTTTCCAGCACCTGCTGTGGGTTTACTCCGGCAGAAGAGGAGTGCATTGCTGGGTGTGTGATGAAGCTGCCCGGAAGCTCTCTGCAGCTGGACGTACCGCCGTGGCAGAATACCTCAGTCTAGTCAAG GGCGGAGAGGAGACGATGAAGAAAGTGGTCCTGACGGATCCAATCCACCCTTTTATCAG TTCATCTCTGGAAGTGGTGGATAAATATTTCACACAATACGCGCTGGAGGAACAAGACATACTGGGTCAAAAGAAGTGTGTGGACAAAGTGCTGGCCCTTGTGCCTGAAg ATGTCAGAAATGAATTGCAGACCAGTTTTCAGAGTGAGAAGAGACCAGAGAATCGCTGGAAACTGATCAGAAAGGAAGCTTACAATAAGCAG gGTACTGTAAAAAAAGGCCAGCATTTTGAGAAAGAAATCATGCTGCAGTACTGTTACCCGCGGCTCGACGTGAATGTCAGCAAAGGGGTGAACCATCTGCTCAAGAGTCCATTCAGTGTCCATCCCAAAACAG GCCGGATCTCCGTTCCCATAGATCTCAAAGCAGTAGACAGCTTTGATCCGTTTGCTGTGCCTACAATCAG TCGTATCTGTGAGGAGCTGGATCGCCCCAGAACAGAAGAGGAGAAGTCAGAGGAATCCCAAGACAAAGACAACAAGAGAGATGCAGCGGAAATACGAAAGATAAGAG ATTACAAAAGAACCAGCCTGGCAAAGTATGTGAAATACTTTGATTCTTTTCTGGATGGAATGGCTCGTTCCTGGAAGGGAGAACTTCTTAAAAAGAGTG ATCATCAAATGGAATTCTAA